Sequence from the Pseudomonas frederiksbergensis genome:
CGCTTCCGCCGGCCCAGGTGAATTCCAGGGCTACGGCAATACCTTCCGGGCAACGCCGTGGGACGTTTTCTTCCGTCCGCCATTGCAACACACTAAGCCGTCGATCAATGGCTACCAGCCAGCGGTGGTCACCGGACCTGTGGACAGCGAGATTCATTGCGATGAGTTCGGACGAGTCAAGGTGCAGCTGGTCTGGGACCGCGACGGTGAACGGAACGAGCATTCCAGCTGCTGGCTGCGCGTGGCCACCGGCTGGGCCCATGATCGCTACGGCAGTGTGATGATCCCTCGGGTCGGCATGGAGGTTCTCGTCGGGTTCATGGACGGCGACGTCGATAAGCCGTTGGTGGTGGGCTGCCTGCCGAACGGTGCCAACCCGGTGCCCCTCGACCTGCCGGCGGACAAGACGCGCAGCATCCTGCGCAGCCAGAGCAGCCCCGGCGGTGGTGGCTACAATGAGCTGCGCATCGAAGACCGCAAGGGCGCCGAGGAAATCTACCTGCGGGCGCAGCGCAACTGGACCCAGCACGTGCTGCATGACCAGCGTGTGCAGGTCGATCATGAGCGCAGCATTGTCGTCACCGGTCTGTCGCGTCATGAACTCAAGGATGGCGAGCAGCGCATCACCGAAGGTCGACGCCAGGTTGAAGTTCGTCAGGACGATCACCTGATGGTGACGGGTGATCGGCATATCCGCGTCGCCAACCAGGCCCTCAGCGCTACGGGAGGATTCAGTGTCAGCGCTGGCCAGCAAGTCGTGCTGGAAGCCGGTGCCAGCGCGACCATCCAGGCGGGCGGGCACTGGATCAACATCGGCCCGGGCGGAATCTTCAGCAGCGTGCCGATCCAGGTGGGCGGCGCGCCGATGGTGGCGATGGGCGCCGAGCCCGTCGCGGCGGGCGCCCCGGACAAACTTGCCGCTGCGCTGGCGCCAGTGCTGTCCGTGGCACAAATACGCAGCCTGAAAAGTCCTGCGCCGTTTTGTGAGGAGTGCGAGCGCTGCAAGGATGGCGCTTGTGGCGTGTCGTTGGCAGCGCTTGGAGGATAGGTTCAGGGCGAGGGCTGTTCTGCCGCTCGGTCGTGAACCCCTGACGTTGGGCGCGCTTCAAGGTAAACTCGTCGCCCTTCGCAGGAGCCGCCATGAATTATCGCCACGCCTTCCACGCCGGCAATCACGCCGATGTGTTCAAACACCTGACCTTGACCCGCCTCATCGCCTTGATGTCGCGCAAGGAGCAGCCCTTCGCCTACCTCGATACCCACGCGGGCATCGGGCTGTACGACTTGCAAGGCGACCAGGCCAGTCGCACCGGTGAATACCTGGAAGGCATCGCGCGGTTGTGGGACCAGGACGACCTGCCGCCGCTGACCGCCGACTACATGAAGGTGCTGCATGAGATGAACCCGGATGGCCAGTTGCGCTACTACCCGGGCTCGCCGGAGCTGGCGCGTCGCCTGACCCGGTCGCAGGATCGGGTGTTGCTCAACGAGAAGCATCCCCAGGACGGCGTGCTGCTCAAGGACAACATGAAGGGCGACCGTCGCGTGGCGGTGCATCTGGGCGAAGGCTGGCACGTTCCTCGGGCGCTGCTGCCGGTGGCG
This genomic interval carries:
- a CDS encoding 23S rRNA (adenine(2030)-N(6))-methyltransferase RlmJ, coding for MNYRHAFHAGNHADVFKHLTLTRLIALMSRKEQPFAYLDTHAGIGLYDLQGDQASRTGEYLEGIARLWDQDDLPPLTADYMKVLHEMNPDGQLRYYPGSPELARRLTRSQDRVLLNEKHPQDGVLLKDNMKGDRRVAVHLGEGWHVPRALLPVAEKRGLMLIDPPFEQLDEMQRCAASLKEAIGRMRQTVAAIWYPVKDQRMLRRFYQDLAGTGAPKLLRVELLVHPLATPNSLNGSGLAIANPPWGLEEELRELLPWLSKKLGQTQGGWQMDWLIAES
- a CDS encoding type VI secretion system tip protein VgrG → MFAPANQPRFTLAFESGPDDLKVLEFKGKEAISQPYCFEVELVSERPDLVLEELLHRQAYLSFDDRGGGVHGQVYSVAQGDSGKRLTRYQITLVPRLAYLRHRINQRIFQHLSVPAIVALVMKDHGILADAFQFSLGGQYPEREYCVQYGESDLAFIERLCAEVGIHYHFQHSPDGHLLVFGDDQTMFARLPESTLYLPGSGMAAAEPGIKRLAVRLQTRSTAVTLRDYDFRKPGLLLQTRLEGQAPASLEDYHYPGQFADRDDGKHLVRRALERHGADHRLAEGSSDDSAFASGHFMRIEEHPRTQWNDLWLLTQVEHRGRQPQVLEENASAGPGEFQGYGNTFRATPWDVFFRPPLQHTKPSINGYQPAVVTGPVDSEIHCDEFGRVKVQLVWDRDGERNEHSSCWLRVATGWAHDRYGSVMIPRVGMEVLVGFMDGDVDKPLVVGCLPNGANPVPLDLPADKTRSILRSQSSPGGGGYNELRIEDRKGAEEIYLRAQRNWTQHVLHDQRVQVDHERSIVVTGLSRHELKDGEQRITEGRRQVEVRQDDHLMVTGDRHIRVANQALSATGGFSVSAGQQVVLEAGASATIQAGGHWINIGPGGIFSSVPIQVGGAPMVAMGAEPVAAGAPDKLAAALAPVLSVAQIRSLKSPAPFCEECERCKDGACGVSLAALGG